The following proteins are encoded in a genomic region of Acidobacteriota bacterium:
- a CDS encoding ribbon-helix-helix domain-containing protein, producing MSSTERHTRRLSITLTREQYRELERVARHKRVSRAWVVRDAVDQYLEAQMPLFSSRTISSSDSGE from the coding sequence ATGTCTTCCACGGAGCGGCACACTAGACGGTTGTCAATCACGTTGACCCGTGAGCAATACCGCGAGCTTGAGCGCGTGGCTAGACACAAACGCGTTTCGCGAGCGTGGGTCGTCCGAGACGCGGTAGACCAGTACCTTGAGGCCCAAATGCCGCTCTTTTCGAGTCGGACGATTAGCAGCTCGGATTCGGGTGAGTAG
- a CDS encoding DNA cytosine methyltransferase gives MVDLFAGAGGLSLGFESAGFSVLASVDNDPAATATYQLNRPSKELVLRKDLSDPRNFDYTIKEIRRRAGQDGVQMVAGGPPCQGFSTAGNLRSHDSRNGLVYAFLEAAKALRPRYALMENVPALSYRRHAKTLREIRRSFHDFSYSTSVMIAHAEAYGVPQRRRRLFLLASRDHGDLPWPQPEFCPLPPSQLRLQPGALDARDAPHGFSVSDAIGDLPLTDVADPEIEVAYAKPAVSKFQQWARGDIRLECLAKPRAVSSYPSLF, from the coding sequence ATGGTGGACCTCTTCGCGGGAGCAGGCGGACTCTCACTTGGGTTCGAGAGCGCAGGGTTCTCTGTGCTGGCTAGTGTTGACAACGACCCTGCCGCCACCGCGACGTACCAACTGAATCGTCCGTCAAAAGAACTGGTGCTCCGTAAAGATCTCTCAGACCCCCGCAATTTCGACTATACCATCAAGGAAATCCGACGACGTGCCGGGCAGGACGGCGTTCAAATGGTAGCAGGCGGTCCTCCTTGCCAGGGATTTTCGACTGCTGGCAATCTTCGATCGCATGACTCGCGGAATGGGTTGGTTTATGCCTTCTTGGAGGCGGCGAAGGCCCTCAGACCACGCTACGCATTAATGGAAAACGTGCCGGCACTTTCCTATCGACGACATGCCAAAACGCTCCGCGAGATCCGCCGTTCTTTCCACGATTTCTCGTACTCTACATCAGTCATGATCGCCCACGCAGAGGCCTACGGTGTGCCACAGCGGCGCCGCCGACTCTTCCTACTGGCCTCCCGAGATCATGGAGATCTTCCGTGGCCTCAGCCCGAATTTTGCCCTTTGCCCCCATCCCAGCTTCGATTACAACCAGGAGCCCTTGATGCTCGAGACGCGCCACATGGTTTCAGCGTTTCAGATGCGATCGGAGACCTTCCCTTGACTGATGTGGCAGACCCGGAAATCGAGGTTGCATATGCGAAGCCTGCCGTTTCGAAGTTCCAGCAATGGGCGCGCGGCGACATCCGTTTAGAGTGTCTCGCCAAACCTCGCGCGGTTTCTTCATATCCATCATTGTTTTGA
- a CDS encoding DUF3883 domain-containing protein, with protein sequence MRVAPDGYQITDLDHPAVHTDYLRPHGKTIPIFPLISVLYSFAPAGVYPARNRVGIPDFASDFGFTLEQVEALFDCDPQAQYNTRVVSLVFDADLGRSERHHDMPPVQAAAPRPSDLMQSAVPLPPAPVAATVNTGVGAELLVAKDLLRQGWDVLYRGNQHGIGYDLEARRGSQTLRLEVKSSVAFTYPELQSSEWSAAQRYQDTFVLAVVDFYGSNKPRIWYVRNPAANTAPVARNLVIFRLSRFDLESLSIDADFL encoded by the coding sequence ATGCGAGTAGCTCCGGACGGTTACCAGATAACAGATCTTGACCACCCAGCCGTCCACACGGACTACCTCCGGCCACATGGGAAAACCATACCGATCTTTCCTCTCATTTCAGTGCTCTACAGCTTTGCTCCTGCGGGAGTGTATCCGGCTAGAAACCGCGTCGGAATCCCGGACTTCGCTTCGGATTTCGGTTTCACCCTTGAGCAGGTTGAGGCACTGTTCGATTGCGACCCTCAAGCGCAATACAACACCAGGGTGGTATCTCTCGTATTTGATGCGGACCTCGGCCGATCCGAGCGGCATCACGATATGCCGCCGGTGCAGGCTGCTGCCCCGCGCCCTTCTGATTTGATGCAGTCTGCTGTGCCACTCCCACCTGCACCGGTGGCCGCGACAGTCAATACTGGTGTTGGAGCCGAGTTGTTGGTAGCTAAGGATCTCCTACGCCAAGGGTGGGATGTACTGTACAGAGGCAACCAACATGGAATTGGTTACGATCTAGAAGCGCGGCGAGGCAGCCAAACCTTACGGTTGGAGGTAAAATCATCTGTCGCTTTCACATATCCGGAACTCCAGTCGTCAGAGTGGAGTGCTGCGCAACGCTATCAAGACACGTTCGTGCTAGCCGTGGTTGACTTCTACGGGTCCAACAAGCCTCGAATCTGGTATGTGAGGAATCCGGCAGCCAACACTGCACCGGTAGCGCGCAATTTAGTCATTTTCCGGCTCAGTCGTTTTGATTTAGAGTCACTCAGTATTGACGCTGATTTCTTATAA
- a CDS encoding substrate-binding domain-containing protein, translated as MTVALLLVFSAPACGPAADEDGRLKIAGMFMQEDQFFRLVRFGMQQAAKEEGAELLLSTVDGKPEKELQLVNTYIARQVDGIVLSPLSATASVTALRRAHDAGIHVVAYNSTVEGGLPAAFIESDQSDLGSQTGEAARTYIEEKLGGQAQIAILAFKSALTEQSEARTNGFKSRVTDLPGVEIVAEQDAWLPEMGIRKAGDILTANPGIDLIWCANEGGTVGAVMAVKSAGRGGEVVVFGTDVSDQMLGFLLAEDEILQAVTGQKPFEIGYQSVKAAVAVIQGREVESHVSMSGVLLERRDLEIVRAYRARLQELIAN; from the coding sequence GTGACGGTTGCCCTTTTGCTGGTGTTCTCGGCGCCGGCCTGCGGGCCGGCGGCGGACGAGGACGGCCGCCTGAAGATCGCCGGGATGTTCATGCAGGAGGACCAGTTCTTCCGTCTGGTCCGGTTCGGAATGCAGCAGGCCGCCAAGGAGGAGGGTGCCGAGCTGCTGCTCTCCACCGTGGACGGCAAGCCGGAAAAGGAGCTCCAACTCGTCAACACCTACATCGCCCGGCAGGTGGATGGCATCGTCCTTTCGCCCCTGAGCGCCACTGCCTCGGTCACGGCTCTGCGGCGGGCCCACGACGCCGGAATCCACGTCGTCGCCTACAACTCCACCGTGGAGGGCGGACTTCCGGCCGCCTTCATCGAGAGCGACCAGTCCGACTTGGGCTCCCAGACCGGAGAGGCGGCCCGCACATACATCGAGGAGAAACTGGGCGGACAGGCCCAGATCGCCATTCTGGCCTTCAAGTCGGCGCTGACGGAGCAGAGCGAAGCCCGGACCAACGGTTTCAAGAGCCGGGTCACCGATCTGCCCGGAGTCGAGATCGTGGCCGAGCAGGATGCCTGGCTGCCGGAGATGGGTATCCGCAAGGCGGGCGACATCCTCACGGCCAATCCCGGGATCGACCTGATCTGGTGCGCCAACGAGGGGGGAACGGTGGGCGCCGTCATGGCGGTCAAGAGCGCCGGACGGGGAGGCGAGGTCGTCGTCTTCGGGACCGACGTGAGCGACCAGATGCTTGGTTTCCTCCTGGCGGAGGACGAGATTCTGCAGGCCGTCACCGGCCAGAAGCCCTTCGAAATCGGCTACCAGTCCGTCAAAGCGGCCGTCGCCGTGATCCAGGGGAGGGAAGTCGAGAGCCACGTCTCCATGTCCGGGGTGTTGCTTGAGCGCAGGGATCTCGAGATCGTTCGCGCCTACCGGGCCCGGCTCCAGGAACTCATCGCCAACTAA
- a CDS encoding sugar ABC transporter ATP-binding protein: protein MNPVSKPIQLEARGIRKEYPGTVALKDVSVRFEGGKVHALIGRNGAGKSTLVRILAGSTQPTAGQVLLDGEPVELRSPGDAFQRGIATVYQELSLVPGLSVAENILLGRMPRNRGPFIDWESAADRARSVLATMDVEMDVDEPVGRLGFAQQQTVEIAKAMSFRPSVLMLDEPTSGLARHETRSLFRLVRQLAEQGVAILYISHRLQELREIADRVTVLRDGNHVATVEMEETTDGEIVHYMFGETVQKERPADLLAGREPVLQVRGLSRGDEFQDVNLTLHRGEILGIAGMLGSGRTELLKSIFGALPFDRGEILVSEETYDKVSPSEMKNLGLGFAPEDRKQEGLVQTQSIRSNLCLASLDRISSRGFLNRRRERSLIREQVDRLHIKAPDVEEAVSSLSGGNQQKVVVGKWLGTSLQVLLLDEPTRGIDLQAKQQIFQLMWDLSRQGIAVLFVSSELEELVEVCHRILVMKHGRIEQEVRPENTTADQLFVQCM, encoded by the coding sequence GTGAATCCCGTCTCCAAGCCGATCCAGCTCGAAGCCCGCGGGATCCGGAAGGAATATCCGGGGACCGTCGCCCTCAAGGACGTCTCGGTCCGGTTCGAAGGGGGCAAGGTGCACGCGCTCATCGGCCGGAACGGCGCCGGGAAGAGCACCCTGGTCCGAATTTTGGCCGGCTCCACTCAACCCACTGCGGGCCAGGTCCTGCTTGACGGCGAACCCGTCGAGTTGAGATCGCCCGGCGACGCCTTCCAACGGGGGATCGCCACCGTCTACCAGGAGCTGAGCCTGGTGCCGGGGTTGAGCGTGGCCGAGAACATCCTCCTGGGACGGATGCCCCGAAACCGGGGTCCGTTCATCGACTGGGAGTCGGCCGCCGACCGGGCCCGCTCCGTGCTGGCCACCATGGACGTGGAGATGGATGTTGACGAGCCGGTGGGCCGGTTGGGCTTCGCCCAGCAGCAGACGGTGGAGATCGCCAAGGCCATGTCCTTCCGGCCTTCGGTCCTGATGCTGGACGAGCCGACGTCGGGACTGGCGCGGCACGAAACCCGCAGCCTCTTTCGGCTCGTGCGCCAACTGGCGGAACAGGGAGTAGCCATCCTCTACATCTCCCACCGGCTCCAGGAGCTGAGGGAGATCGCCGACCGGGTCACCGTCCTTCGGGACGGCAATCACGTGGCGACAGTTGAGATGGAGGAAACCACGGACGGGGAGATCGTTCACTACATGTTCGGGGAGACCGTGCAGAAGGAGCGTCCCGCCGATCTCCTGGCCGGCCGGGAGCCGGTGCTGCAGGTTCGGGGACTGTCCCGGGGCGACGAGTTCCAGGACGTGAATCTGACCCTTCACCGGGGAGAGATCCTGGGGATCGCCGGCATGCTGGGATCGGGACGCACCGAGTTGCTCAAGTCGATCTTCGGAGCCCTTCCCTTCGATCGTGGTGAAATTCTCGTATCCGAGGAGACTTACGATAAAGTTTCTCCTTCCGAAATGAAGAATCTTGGTCTCGGGTTCGCCCCCGAGGACCGGAAACAGGAGGGACTGGTCCAGACCCAGAGCATCCGGTCCAACCTCTGCCTGGCCAGTCTGGACCGGATTTCGAGTCGGGGATTCCTGAACCGGCGGCGGGAGCGGAGCCTGATCCGGGAGCAGGTGGATCGCCTGCACATCAAGGCCCCCGACGTGGAGGAGGCCGTCTCCTCGCTCAGCGGAGGCAACCAGCAGAAGGTTGTGGTGGGAAAGTGGCTCGGCACCTCATTGCAGGTGCTGCTCCTGGACGAGCCCACGCGCGGGATCGATCTCCAGGCCAAGCAGCAGATCTTCCAATTGATGTGGGACCTGAGCCGCCAGGGGATCGCCGTCCTGTTCGTCTCCAGCGAGCTTGAGGAACTGGTGGAGGTGTGCCACCGTATCCTGGTCATGAAGCACGGTCGGATCGAGCAGGAAGTCCGGCCCGAAAACACCACCGCCGACCAACTCTTCGTCCAGTGCATGTAA
- a CDS encoding ABC transporter permease — translation MAWARSSILELVLVVLCLVLAFQAEGFFTVANLLNVLRNVSMQGIIAFGMTMVIISGEIDLSVGSAVAFAGCVTAWLTQWLAALGVAMLVALPLAMVSTLLVGMSIGALTGLIRVRFAVPSFIITLAWMTVLTGVAQLITGGFPLTPFPEWYNFFGGGYLFGVPFPALVFLLVFLTTHVLMGYTSFGRSVYAVGGNPEAARLSGIRVGRVKVVVMASVAFLAALAGIMQSAQIMAGSATTARGWELDVIASVIIGGTSLMGGEGRIRGTLMGVIFLGILVNGMTLMNINEYWQYVVRGTLILAAVLGNRINERSRD, via the coding sequence ATGGCCTGGGCCCGAAGCTCCATCCTGGAGCTGGTCCTGGTGGTCCTCTGCCTGGTGCTGGCGTTCCAGGCGGAAGGCTTCTTCACGGTAGCCAACCTGCTCAACGTCCTGCGGAACGTCTCCATGCAGGGGATCATCGCCTTCGGCATGACCATGGTCATCATCTCGGGCGAGATCGACCTGAGCGTGGGATCTGCCGTGGCCTTCGCCGGGTGCGTCACCGCGTGGCTGACGCAGTGGCTGGCCGCCCTGGGAGTAGCCATGCTGGTGGCTCTTCCCCTGGCCATGGTCTCGACGCTCCTCGTAGGCATGAGCATCGGAGCCTTGACGGGCCTGATCCGGGTCCGATTCGCCGTCCCCAGCTTCATCATCACCCTGGCCTGGATGACCGTGCTGACGGGAGTAGCCCAGCTCATCACCGGGGGCTTTCCGCTGACCCCCTTTCCCGAGTGGTACAACTTCTTCGGGGGCGGCTACCTCTTCGGCGTGCCCTTTCCGGCGCTGGTCTTCCTGCTGGTCTTCCTCACCACCCATGTCCTCATGGGCTACACCTCGTTCGGGCGTTCCGTCTATGCCGTGGGAGGGAATCCGGAGGCGGCCCGCCTCAGCGGGATCCGGGTCGGCCGGGTCAAGGTGGTGGTGATGGCCAGCGTGGCCTTTCTGGCCGCCCTGGCAGGAATCATGCAGTCGGCCCAGATCATGGCCGGATCGGCGACGACGGCGCGGGGTTGGGAACTGGACGTCATCGCCTCGGTCATCATCGGCGGAACCAGCCTTATGGGCGGGGAGGGGAGGATCCGGGGCACCCTGATGGGCGTCATCTTCCTGGGCATCCTGGTCAACGGCATGACGTTGATGAACATCAACGAGTACTGGCAGTACGTGGTCCGGGGCACCCTCATCCTGGCCGCGGTTCTCGGCAACCGGATCAACGAGCGGTCTCGGGATTAG
- a CDS encoding homocysteine S-methyltransferase family protein yields the protein MPRPPLLSRLAQDVPIISDGATGTYLQMHGLEPGGCPEAFNADHPDIVRGMSAAYSEAGSEMVLTNSFGGNRFMLKKYGYGDQLHRFNKLAAQLAREGAGDDCYVVGSMGPTGEFVEPLGEVTEREMFEAFAEQASALAEGGADAILAETMTAVEEATLAVQAAKEATGLPVLVSMTFDKGPRGYFTMMGISPEQGVLKLDAAGADVVGTNCGNGIERMVEISDIMTDLTDQPLVVHSNAGIPKLVDMKIVYDEEPRWMAKRFRRMADMGIKIIGGCCGTTPEHIRELVKAVRPAA from the coding sequence ATGCCCAGGCCGCCGTTGTTGAGCCGATTGGCCCAGGATGTACCCATCATCTCGGATGGGGCCACCGGAACCTACCTCCAGATGCACGGCCTGGAGCCGGGTGGTTGTCCCGAGGCCTTCAACGCCGACCATCCCGACATCGTTCGGGGAATGTCCGCCGCCTACTCCGAGGCGGGATCGGAGATGGTGCTCACCAACTCCTTCGGCGGCAACCGCTTCATGCTCAAGAAATACGGCTACGGCGACCAGCTTCACCGCTTCAACAAACTGGCCGCCCAACTCGCCCGCGAGGGCGCCGGCGACGACTGCTACGTCGTGGGTTCCATGGGACCCACGGGGGAGTTCGTCGAGCCGCTGGGCGAGGTCACCGAACGGGAAATGTTCGAAGCCTTTGCCGAGCAGGCGTCTGCCTTGGCCGAAGGGGGCGCCGATGCGATCCTGGCCGAAACTATGACCGCGGTGGAAGAGGCGACGCTGGCCGTTCAGGCCGCCAAGGAGGCCACCGGGCTTCCGGTCCTGGTCTCCATGACCTTCGACAAGGGTCCGCGCGGCTACTTCACCATGATGGGAATTTCTCCCGAGCAGGGCGTCCTCAAGTTGGACGCCGCCGGCGCCGACGTGGTGGGAACCAACTGCGGGAACGGCATCGAGAGAATGGTGGAGATCTCCGACATCATGACGGATCTGACCGACCAGCCGCTGGTGGTTCACTCCAACGCCGGCATCCCCAAACTGGTGGACATGAAGATCGTCTACGACGAAGAGCCGCGCTGGATGGCGAAACGCTTTCGCCGCATGGCCGATATGGGAATCAAGATCATCGGCGGCTGCTGCGGGACTACTCCCGAACACATTCGCGAACTGGTCAAGGCGGTGCGGCCCGCGGCGTGA
- a CDS encoding PIN domain protein, with the protein MKRRIYTDTSVMGGVLDVEFTQSSQILMDTFRHGEATLVISSLTELELLSAPSGVQATLAQVPEVHRERVEMTEEALVLAGLYIDARAIGPANRADAQHIAIATVSRVDALVSWNFKHIVNLKRIQAYNSVNLREGYPILEIRTPREVIDYGND; encoded by the coding sequence ATGAAACGCAGAATCTACACCGACACCTCCGTGATGGGGGGTGTCCTTGATGTGGAATTCACTCAGTCGTCACAGATCCTGATGGATACGTTCAGGCATGGTGAGGCGACGTTGGTGATTTCAAGCCTTACGGAGCTGGAGCTTTTGTCGGCTCCGTCCGGTGTACAAGCCACGCTAGCTCAAGTGCCGGAGGTGCACCGAGAACGCGTTGAGATGACGGAAGAGGCGTTAGTGCTTGCGGGGCTGTACATTGACGCCCGCGCCATTGGTCCGGCAAACAGGGCAGACGCCCAACACATAGCCATAGCAACGGTCAGCCGAGTAGATGCGTTGGTGAGTTGGAACTTCAAACATATAGTGAACTTGAAGCGAATACAGGCTTATAATTCGGTGAATCTACGTGAAGGCTATCCTATCCTGGAGATTCGAACTCCCAGGGAGGTCATCGACTATGGCAATGATTGA
- a CDS encoding HD domain-containing protein: MEIREDLRESVRNSLPELSEIIDESLRNLVVDAWAYCLGQSSFRSIDEIRPSGNPDTPTLKGGTQTDHIRGVTRLALALGDTLKEQFPQLPIDRDLLAACALCHDVGKPYEFDPERQARWSSRPAASGWPPIRHPQYGTHVCLTVGLPEEVCHAAGCHSGEGELVRRSLHVTIVHHADYAFWRPLEAAGLLDSD, from the coding sequence ATGGAAATACGTGAGGACTTGCGCGAATCGGTCCGGAATTCGTTGCCGGAGTTGTCGGAAATCATCGACGAAAGCCTCCGGAATCTGGTCGTGGACGCCTGGGCCTATTGCCTGGGCCAGAGTTCCTTCCGGTCCATCGACGAGATTCGCCCCTCGGGCAACCCCGACACCCCTACTCTCAAGGGGGGCACCCAGACCGACCACATCCGCGGGGTGACCCGCCTGGCGCTGGCCCTGGGCGACACCCTCAAGGAACAGTTTCCCCAGCTCCCCATCGACCGGGACCTGCTGGCCGCTTGCGCGCTCTGCCATGACGTGGGCAAGCCCTACGAGTTCGACCCCGAGCGCCAGGCGCGCTGGAGCAGCCGGCCCGCCGCCTCGGGCTGGCCCCCCATTCGCCATCCCCAGTACGGGACTCACGTCTGCCTGACGGTGGGGTTGCCCGAGGAGGTCTGCCATGCCGCCGGCTGCCACTCGGGCGAGGGGGAGCTGGTCCGCCGGTCGCTTCACGTGACCATCGTCCACCACGCCGACTATGCCTTCTGGCGGCCTCTGGAGGCGGCCGGCCTGCTGGATTCGGATTGA
- a CDS encoding anion permease, with the protein MSRLPQRFLPPVLIGLLVWFVPPPDEVQLQAWRLLAIFLATIAGILAKTLPLGAMALLGVIASMLTGVLKPDEALAGFGYPVVWLIVSAFFISRGFLVTGLGLRIAYLFMAAVGKKSLGLAYSMIGVDLVLAPAIPSNTARCGGVICPILQSVAVSFGSRPDGASARRLGAFLIKTSYQGGVVVSGMFLTSMAGNPMAAGLAAGMGIEIDWTTWFLAALVPGLLCLMTGPWILYRIYPPEITETAGAARMAKRKLEEMGPLKPSERIMLGTFALLLILWVFGGRLGISSAVAALTGLAILLLTGTLRWKDILGERGAWDALIWFGVLINLASHLNSMGLIPWFGDQLAAVLGEGHWMKSFVLLSLLYFYSHYLFAGNTTHISSMYAPFLAVAIAVGTPPLLAALVLGYFSNLFSGMTHYGTGPAPVFFGTGYVEMGDWWKLGGLLSVVNILIYFVAGGFWWKVLGIW; encoded by the coding sequence ATGAGCCGTCTTCCGCAGCGTTTCCTTCCCCCGGTCCTCATCGGACTGCTGGTCTGGTTCGTGCCGCCACCGGACGAGGTCCAGCTCCAGGCCTGGCGCCTCCTGGCCATCTTCCTGGCCACCATCGCGGGGATCCTGGCCAAGACCCTCCCCTTGGGCGCCATGGCGCTACTGGGGGTCATCGCGTCCATGCTCACCGGCGTCCTGAAGCCGGACGAAGCGTTGGCCGGGTTCGGCTACCCCGTGGTCTGGCTCATCGTGTCCGCCTTCTTCATCTCCCGGGGGTTCCTGGTCACCGGCCTGGGACTGCGAATCGCGTACCTGTTCATGGCGGCGGTGGGGAAGAAGAGTCTGGGGCTGGCCTACAGCATGATCGGAGTCGATCTGGTCCTGGCCCCGGCCATCCCCAGCAACACAGCTCGTTGCGGCGGCGTCATCTGCCCCATCCTGCAATCCGTGGCCGTCTCCTTCGGGAGCCGTCCCGACGGCGCCAGCGCCCGCCGGCTGGGCGCGTTTCTGATCAAAACGTCCTATCAGGGCGGCGTCGTGGTGAGCGGCATGTTCCTGACCTCCATGGCGGGCAATCCCATGGCGGCCGGGCTGGCTGCGGGGATGGGAATCGAGATCGACTGGACCACGTGGTTCCTGGCCGCCCTGGTTCCCGGACTGCTGTGTCTCATGACAGGCCCCTGGATCCTCTACCGGATCTATCCTCCCGAGATTACCGAGACGGCCGGAGCCGCCCGGATGGCCAAGCGGAAGCTGGAGGAGATGGGGCCGCTCAAGCCGTCCGAGCGGATCATGCTGGGCACCTTCGCCCTCCTTCTGATCCTGTGGGTGTTCGGCGGTAGATTGGGGATCAGCAGCGCAGTCGCGGCGCTGACCGGACTGGCCATCCTGCTCCTGACCGGGACGCTGAGGTGGAAGGACATCCTGGGGGAAAGAGGAGCCTGGGACGCGCTCATCTGGTTCGGAGTCCTCATCAACCTGGCCAGTCACCTCAACTCCATGGGGCTGATCCCCTGGTTCGGAGATCAACTGGCCGCCGTACTGGGAGAAGGGCACTGGATGAAGTCCTTCGTACTCCTGAGCCTTCTCTATTTCTACAGCCACTACCTGTTTGCGGGAAACACGACCCACATCAGCTCCATGTACGCTCCCTTCCTGGCGGTGGCCATTGCGGTGGGAACCCCGCCCCTGCTGGCGGCGCTGGTATTGGGCTACTTCAGCAACCTGTTCAGCGGCATGACGCACTACGGCACCGGCCCCGCTCCGGTCTTTTTCGGGACAGGCTACGTGGAGATGGGCGACTGGTGGAAGCTGGGCGGCCTCCTCAGCGTGGTGAACATCCTCATCTACTTCGTCGCCGGCGGGTTTTGGTGGAAGGTGCTGGGGATCTGGTAG
- a CDS encoding pyridoxal-dependent decarboxylase, with protein sequence MRDLLQETAERAAKFLESLPERRVSAARNAEELVADLGGELPQKGLPASEIVERLDVTGVQGVVASAGPRYFGFVTGGALPASLAANWLAAAWDQNAFSEAGSPAGAAIEQVAMRWVFEALELPADAGAAFVTGATMANFTALAAARRAVLHAHGHDVDRHGLHGAPEITVVVGEQAHATLFKALGMLGLGRDRVWRVPVDAQGRMQVGSVPDLDGPAIVCTQAGNVNSGAFDPVGAVCDAVGGRDVWVHVDGAFGLWARASRRLGPLSAGVERADSWATDAHKWLNVPYDSGLAIVRDAGALRATMSVHADYLPGRISRDPFEFTPETSRRMRGVEIWAALLALGRDGIEELVDRNCLQARRFAAGLFDAGWEILNDVVLNQVLVAFGDDRITTDVIRGVQREGTCWCGKTNWNGRAAMRISVSSWATTDEDVERSLAAILRVADDMARPGV encoded by the coding sequence ATGCGAGATTTGTTGCAGGAGACGGCCGAGCGCGCCGCGAAGTTCCTCGAATCACTCCCCGAACGCCGGGTCTCGGCGGCACGAAACGCGGAAGAGCTCGTGGCGGATCTCGGAGGCGAACTGCCCCAAAAGGGACTTCCGGCATCGGAGATCGTGGAGCGGCTCGACGTGACCGGCGTGCAAGGTGTGGTGGCGAGCGCCGGACCTCGCTACTTCGGCTTCGTCACGGGTGGCGCGCTGCCGGCGTCGCTGGCCGCGAATTGGCTCGCGGCGGCGTGGGATCAGAACGCCTTCAGCGAGGCCGGCTCGCCGGCCGGTGCCGCCATCGAGCAGGTCGCGATGCGCTGGGTGTTCGAAGCGCTGGAATTGCCGGCGGACGCAGGAGCCGCGTTCGTCACCGGAGCGACCATGGCCAACTTCACCGCACTCGCTGCGGCCCGGCGCGCGGTCCTGCACGCGCACGGTCACGATGTCGACCGGCATGGACTCCACGGGGCGCCGGAGATCACGGTGGTCGTGGGCGAGCAGGCCCATGCCACCCTGTTCAAGGCGCTCGGCATGCTGGGTCTCGGACGCGACCGGGTTTGGCGCGTGCCCGTCGACGCGCAGGGCCGGATGCAAGTTGGTTCGGTTCCCGATCTCGACGGGCCGGCGATCGTCTGCACTCAGGCCGGGAACGTGAACAGCGGCGCGTTCGACCCGGTGGGCGCGGTGTGCGACGCGGTGGGAGGCAGGGACGTCTGGGTCCATGTGGACGGCGCCTTCGGCTTGTGGGCGCGAGCATCGAGACGGCTCGGTCCCTTGTCCGCCGGCGTCGAACGTGCCGATTCGTGGGCGACCGACGCCCACAAGTGGCTGAACGTGCCCTACGACAGCGGTCTTGCCATCGTCCGTGATGCGGGTGCCCTGCGCGCGACGATGTCCGTGCATGCCGATTATCTCCCCGGCCGGATCAGCCGCGATCCGTTCGAGTTCACGCCGGAAACGAGCCGCCGGATGCGCGGGGTGGAGATCTGGGCCGCATTGCTCGCGCTCGGCCGGGACGGAATCGAGGAATTGGTGGATCGCAACTGCCTCCAGGCGCGGCGGTTCGCGGCCGGACTTTTCGACGCGGGTTGGGAGATTCTCAATGATGTGGTGCTCAATCAGGTGCTCGTCGCGTTCGGCGACGATCGCATCACGACTGACGTCATAAGGGGCGTGCAGCGTGAGGGAACCTGCTGGTGCGGGAAAACGAACTGGAACGGCCGCGCCGCAATGCGCATCAGTGTCTCGTCGTGGGCGACGACCGACGAAGACGTGGAGCGAAGTCTGGCTGCGATTCTGCGTGTCGCCGATGACATGGCGCGGCCGGGTGTCTGA